The Brachionichthys hirsutus isolate HB-005 chromosome 3, CSIRO-AGI_Bhir_v1, whole genome shotgun sequence genome has a window encoding:
- the LOC137915591 gene encoding zinc finger protein 516-like gives MNPRDSVEMMETQAGSQKGTVVGDKVRTGNEAESEADKISDAFDCSICGRSFPFLSSLSQHMRRHTGARPYKCPYCDHRASQKGNLKVHIRSHKMGTLSSHHANEDEDGGAEEEMSVSEGLDGGTSPTKSSSACNRVINGDAGDETRRKVTGRSMKREKPITDQRPYCCRLCGYEALREDQLLSHIEKVHITADADDETPVKEVVPEPEALQPQNDGTFPCETCGQVFTQAWFLKSHMKKHAGILDHCCRICGRRFREAWFLKSHMKTHNTKSRSRSKVDSPESPATINDVAQDPDHVNNAIKSIYQMCSKCGNLFHDRESLRAHEKVHSLNGRKSQSQCRTNDDKDSPAAKRRYVDYLQLQPVEEKVQDVDEDEKKIPGQRIPELDPVCSYQAWQLATKGRVVEPMEPSHKATYGGVDMGEESLVGAAVVFEKESSRYVLQAREKRSSGRRSSSSFGTQASSGDRTPESLSDSEYRPSSRQDRRRSSQSQASFKSNECFECGKVFRSRHQMVVHQRVHRKDGHRASVDDMERTGRDDQWGSTSDPESGSPSRPNTPGYGDSPPASTLGDQASEMGTANSGFTDEKPYLCRLCDFVTTDFKSYSTHVRAQHPVGSEDRPSPIPSPGSSFDRGMSSGFPKLKKTLLQGLNRSASPHAYLSRSSLFDPSVTPVDLCVRAEGCRGIASLNHDKKRIPIHKCSFCSHSTRFPEVLWMHQTVAHRINSSTSNLAPKWALKNTSKGSRNNMLSSTRRTGPPPILEGKECPPLPPLLRSHRTLPPTQSIEVQKKSKPATHTAIPSSSSSTPSSLSRSSPTTSNANRGRPPVRPSSSSSSSMVRHEDQRPQPRFKPNLDINPRRGPSSLSNTSEKSKGARSHSSAPSPNSPAASRIADRCLMPQEGLGFMLSSKHGLSEQRRARGSPHQPLPKVHSQSRPNAARPSTIAHSSTAGHNYRAPQAHRGTLLNSSSSSSSSSLPSEACEDVKPEPTAETPEIPMDTLGFLKNYSPHEMAALYHRWGATNALLDPTGMLRSLMRQGQYFCHECGKSFSQPSHLRTHMRSHTGERPFCCQLCPYRASQKGNLKTHVQSVHNMPFDNKQYPDTRSLFQSQEEEPGALAAKHPQAPQQQTD, from the exons ATGAATCCTCGAGACAGCGTGGAGATGATGGAGACCCAGGCAGGAAGTCAAAAGGGAACAGTGGTTGGAGACAAGGTCCGAACTGGAAATGAGGCCGAGAGCGAGGCGGATAAAATCTCAGACGCCTTTGACTGCAGTATCTGTGGACGCAGCTTCCCGTTCCTCAGCTCTTTGTCACAGCACATGAGACGCCACACAGGCGCTCGCCCTTACAAATGCCCCTATTGCGACCACAGGGCCTCTCAGAAGGGCAATCTCAAAGTTCATATTCGCAGCCACAAAATGGGAACACTGTCGAGTCACCACGCCAATGAGGATGAAGACGGAGGGGCCGAGGAAGAGATGAGTGTTTCAGAAGGTCTCGATGGAGGTACGAGTCCGACGAAGAGCAGCTCAGCCTGTAACCGGGTGATCAACGGGGACGCTGGCGACGAGACTCGGAGGAAAGTGACTGGGAGGAGCATGAAAAGAGAGAAACCGATCACCGACCAGAGGCCATACTGCTGCCGTCTGTGCGGCTATGAGGCCCTGCGAGAGGACCAGCTCCTCAGCCATATTGAAAAGGTCCACATAACAGCGGACGCGGATGACGAGACCCCTGTTAAGGAGGTTGTGCCCGAACCCGAGGCCCTCCAGCCTCAGAACGATGGGACGTTCCCCTGTGAGACCTGTGGGCAGGTCTTTACCCAAGCCTGGTTTCTCAAGTCACATATGAAGAAACATGCAGGGATCCTGGACCACTGCTGCCGTATCTGTGGACGACGGTTCCGCGAAGCGTGGTTTCTCAAGtcacacatgaaaacacacaacaccaaATCCAGGTCACGGTCGAAAGTAGACTCACCTGAGTCTCCAGCCACCATCAATGACGTAGCCCAGGATCCTGATCATGTTAATAACGCTATTAAATCCATCTATCAAATGTGTTCCAAATGTGGGAACCTTTTTCACGATAGAGAGAGTTTGAGGGCTCACGAAAAGGTCCACAGTCTCAACGGTAGGAAATCCCAGAGCCAGTGCAGAACCAATGATGACAAGGATTCGCCAGCTGCTAAGAGACGTTACGTAGATTACTTGCAGCTCCAGCCAGTTGAGGAAAAGGTCCAGGATGTAGACGAGGATGAGAAGAAGATACCTGGCCAGAGAATCCCAGAACTAGATCCGGTTTGCAGCTACCAGGCCTGGCAGTTAGCGACTAAAGGAAGGGTTGTGGAGCCGATGGAGCCTAGTCACAAAGCCACCTATGGGGGAGTTGACATGGGAGAGGAGTCCCTTGTTGGCGCTGCTGTCGTTTTCGAGAAGGAGAGCAGCCGATATGTCTTGCAAGCGCGAGAAAAACGCAGCTCGGGGCGACGCAGCAGCTCCAGTTTTGGAACCCAAGCTTCTTCAGGGGATCGGACACCAGAGAGCCTCAGCGACTCCGAGTACCGGCCTTCGTCTCGTCAGGACAGACGGCGATCCTCGCAGTCACAAGCTTCCTTCAAGTCAAATGAGTGCTTTGAGTGTGGAAAGGTCTTTCGAAGCCGACACCAGATGGTTGTCCATCAGCGAGTCCATAGGAAGGATGGACACAGGGCATCTGTGGACGACATGGAAAGGACTGGAAGAGATGATCAATGGGGCTCCACTAGTGATCCAGAGTCAGGCTCCCCTAGCCGGCCCAACACCCCGGGGTATGGAGACTCTCCACCGGCCTCCACACTTGGAGATCAGGCTTCAGAGATGGGCACTGCAAACTCTGGATTCACAG atgagaagccttacctCTGCAGGCTTTGCGACTTTGTGACCACAGACTTCAAGTCCTATTCGACTCACGTCCGTGCCCAACACCCGGTCGGCTCTGAAGATAGACCGAGCCCCATTCCCAGCCCTGGCTCAAGTTTTGACAGAGGCATGTCCAGTGGTTTTCCTAAGCTGAAGAAAACTCTACTTCAGGGCTTGAACCGCTCTGCATCCCCCCATGCTTACCTTTCCCGATCCTCCCTATTTGATCCCAGCGTGACTCCTGTGGATCTGTGTGTGAGGGCCGAGGGCTGCAGAGGCATAGCCTCCCTAAACCATGACAAGAAAAGGATCCCTATTCACAAGTGCTCCTTCTGCTCCCACTCAACCCGGTTTCCCGAGGTGCTCTGGATGCACCAGACTGTTGCTCATCGCATCAACAGTAGTACCTCCAATCTGGCTCCTAAGTGGGCCCTGAAAAACACCTCCAAGGGCTCCAGAAACAACATGTTGTCCTCCACGAGACGCACTGGTCCCCCACCGATCCTGGAGGGAAAAGAGTGTCCACCACTGCCTCCACTTTTGCGTTCTCACCGTACTCTGCCTCCAACCCAATCCATCGAGGTTCAGAAGAAGAGCAAGCCAGCGACTCATACGGCCAtaccatcatcttcctcctctactccctcctccctttccaGGAGCTCCCCAACCACTTCAAACGCCAATAGAGGAAGACCGCCTGTCCggccaagcagcagcagcagcagcagcatggtcAGACATGAGGACCAGCGTCCTCAGCCTCGCTTCAAACCCAACCTGGATATCAACCCTCGGAGAGGCCCTTCCTCCCTGTCCAATACCTCGGAGAAGAGCAAAGGTGCCCGATCACATTCCTCAGCTCCAAGTCCCAACTCTCCTGCAGCATCCCGGATTGCTGATCGCTGCTTGATGCCTCAAGAAGGTCTGGGCTTCATGCTGTCCAGCAAACATGGCCTATCAGAGCAAAGGCGAGCTAGGGGTTCCCCTCATCAGCCGCTTCCCAAAGTTCACAGTCAGAGCCGGCCCAACGCTGCGAGGCCCAGCACCATCGCCCACAGCTCAACGGCAGGACACAACTACAGAGCTCCCCAGGCACACAGAGGCACTCTgctgaactcctcctcctcctcctcctcttcttctttgccttCAGAGGCTTGTGAAGATGTAAAGCCGGAGCCAACAGCAGAGACTCCAGAAATTCCGATGGACACCCTTGGCTTCCTCAAAAACTACAGCCCCCATGAAATGGCAGCCCTCTACCACCGCTGGGGGGCCACCAATGCACTGCTGGATCCCACTG